In Nicotiana tabacum cultivar K326 chromosome 21, ASM71507v2, whole genome shotgun sequence, one DNA window encodes the following:
- the LOC107765800 gene encoding pentatricopeptide repeat-containing protein At1g71420-like translates to MLRRKRITTVHPFLRLFTTVNPPATLEFNSSLQRLRVRPTHHHLEQFLSSLYNYPTNHSSQTYATFFHACALLHRLDIGQDIHNHMLFHNPNAAQELYTINHLVNMYAKCGNLECARQLFDQMPHRNIVSWTSLISGYAQYGRTNQCFSLFSSMLAHYRPNDFSYASVFSVCDSSRGRQVHAVALKTGFDTCVYVGNGLIAMYSRNSSMDGCDEAWKVFNVMEFLNLVSWNTMIAWFQMRGQGDKAMGFFSVMHRYSLGFNRATLVSVLSSLFGMDEIDFSWGLQGCFQLHCVSVKTGFILDVGIVTALLKAYSILGGELRDCYKLFLEMSGSQDLVLWTEIIVAFSERDPTKAIILFGQLRREGLSLDSYAFSIALKACAGLVTDRNALMVHCEVIKSGFMDTVVLGNALIHAYARCGSISQAKQVFEEMRYRDIISWNSMLKAYALHGKANEALRLFRKMDVKPDATTFVSLLSACSHAGRVEEGIKIFDAMFEKHGIVPQLDHYACIVDIVGRAGHFFQAEKIIKEMPMLPDYVVWSAFLGACRKHRESGLAQIVASRLKELDPENSLAYVLMSNVHCSANSFNEAGHLRKQMRRLGVKKQPGLSWTEVGGLVHEFASGGLQHPDRKAIYTNLEDFVKELKHSGYIPETTSSLHDIEDEQKEEQLYYHSEKLALIYALQDASKSPSSCSAIKIIKNIRICLDCHNFMKLSSKLIEREIIVRDSNRFHHFKNGVCSCNDYW, encoded by the coding sequence ATGCTACGTCGTAAACGAATCACAACCGTCCATCCATTCCTTCGGCTATTCACAACTGTTAATCCTCCCGCGACGTTGGAATTCAACTCATCCCTCCAAAGGCTACGCGTGCGACCCACGCACCACCATCTAGAACAATTCCTCTCTTCCTTGTACAACTATCCTACGAATCATTCCTCACAAACCTATGCTACCTTCTTCCACGCCTGCGCCCTCCTTCACCGCCTTGATATTGGCCAAGACATCCACAACCACATGCTTTTCCACAATCCAAATGCCGCTCAAGAACTCTACACAATCAATCATCTTGTTAACATGTATGCAAAATGTGGTAATTTGGAATGTGCTCGTCAACTGTTTGATCAAATGCCGCACAGAAACATTGTTTCTTGGACTTCCCTTATTTCAGGTTATGCTCAATATGGACGGACTAATCAATGTTTTAGCTTATTTTCTAGCATGTTAGCTCATTATAGGCCTAATGATTTTTCTTATGCTAGTGTTTTTTCTGTTTGTGATAGCTCACGTGGTAGGCAAGTGCATGCAGTTGCACTAAAAACAGGTTTTGATACATGTGTTTATGTTGGTAATGGTTTGATCGCAATGTACTCGAGGAATAGTTCAATGGATGGTTGCGATGAGGCATGGAAGGTTTTTAATGTTATGGAGTTTCTGAATCTGGTTTCATGGAATACAATGATAGCATGGTTTCAAATGCGTGGACAAGGTGATAAGGCGATGGGATTCTTTTCAGTAATGCATCGTTATAGCTTGGGGTTCAATCGTGCCACTCTTGTCAGTGTACTTTCTTCTCTCTTTGGAATGGATGAAATTGATTTTTCCTGGGGTCTTCAGGGTTGTTTCCAATTGCATTGCGTTAGTGTGAAAACCGGTTTTATACTAGATGTTGGGATTGTTACTGCTTTGTTGAAAGCGTATTCAATTCTTGGAGGAGAGCTTCGTGATTGTTATAAATTGTTTCTGGAAATGAGTGGATCTCAAGATCTTGTGTTGTGGACTGAAATCATAGTGGCATTTTCAGAAAGAGATCCTACGAAAGCGATTATTCTGTTTGGTCAGTTGCGCCGAGAGGGGTTAAGTTTGGATAGTTATGCTTTTTCCATTGCACTAAAAGCTTGTGCAGGACTCGTGACAGATAGAAATGCCTTGATGGTGCACTGCGAAGTGATTAAATCTGGTTTCATGGATACTGTGGTACTTGGAAATGCATTGATTCATGCATATGCAAGGTGTGGCTCAATATCTCAGGCCAAACAGGTTTTTGAGGAGATGAGATACAGAGATATAATATCGTGGAATTCGATGTTGAAAGCTTATGCGCTGCATGGGAAAGCAAATGAAGCGTTGAGACTTTTTAGGAAAATGGATGTGAAACCTGATGCAACCACTTTTGTTTCGCTGCTTTCAGCTTGTAGCCATGCTGGAAGGGTGGAAGAAGGAATTAAAATTTTTGATGCTATGTTTGAGAAACATGGTATTGTTCCTCAACTCGATCATTATGCATGTATAGTTGATATTGTTGGTCGAGCAGGTCATTTTTTTCAGGCggagaaaataataaaagaaatgcccATGCTACCAGATTATGTGGTATGGAGTGCATTTCTTGGAGCATGCCGGAAACATCGTGAATCTGGGCTGGCCCAAATAGTTGCATCTAGGTTGAAGGAGTTAGATCCAGAAAATTCATTAGCATATGTACTCATGTCAAATGTACACTGCTCAGCAAATAGCTTCAATGAAGCAGGTCATCTTAGGAAGCAAATGCGCCGGCTCGGTGTTAAGAAGCAGCCTGGATTGAGCTGGACTGAAGTTGGGGGTTTGGTGCATGAGTTTGCTTCTGGAGGCCTACAACATCCAGACAGGAAAGCTATATATACTAATCTGGAGGACTTTGTGAAAGAGCTGAAACATAGTGGCTATATTCCTGAGACAACTTCATCTTTACATGACATAGAAGACGAACAgaaagaagagcaattatattaTCACAGCGAGAAGCTTGCACTGATATATGCTTTACAAGATGCTAGTAAATCTCCTTCCAGCTGCAGTGCCATTAAGATTATAAAGAACATCCGTATTTGTTTGGATTGCCACAACTTTATGAAGTTATCATCAAAGCTAATAGAAAGGGAAATTATTGTGAGAGATTCAAACCGTTTCCACCATTTTAAGAATGGGGTGTGCTCTTGCAATGATTACTGGTAG